The following proteins come from a genomic window of Syngnathus acus chromosome 15, fSynAcu1.2, whole genome shotgun sequence:
- the LOC119134755 gene encoding zinc transporter ZIP9 — MDGGLSITLISVAMFVGSFLLGFIPLLFRLSARSLHFVSILGAGFLCGTALAITIPEGVGLMQQSWTHHNASALNKTSRESSPSPQLYIGVSLTLGFTFMFVVDQLASYFAMCGQTNPNSDAITATLGLVIHAAADGFALGAVVATGQVTVQVIVFLAVILHKAPAAFGLVAFLIHAGLEKKSIQGHLLAFSAAAPIVAIATYFILHATCSSSQNQLSATGVGMLFSGGTFLFVATVHVLPDIISGNSHSQPKQQSHLGLKESVTLVLGVGLPVLLAVGLHDD; from the exons ATGGACGGAGGGTTGAGCATTACTTTAATATCAGTCGCAATGTTTGTCGGTTCTTTCTTACTCGGATTCATCCCTCTGTTGTTTCGACTTTCGGCG agaaGCCTGCACTTTGTCTCCATTCTGGGTGCAGGCTTCTTGTGTGGAACAGCCCTTGCAATCACCATCCCTGAAGGAGTGGGCTTAATGCAACAGTCCTGGACACACCACAATG CTTCTGCTCTGAACAAAACCTCCAGAGAAAGCTCCCCCTCACCTCAGCTGTATATTGGAGTGTCTTTGACGTTGGGCTTCACCTTCATGTTTGTGGTGGATCAGCTGGCGAGTTACTTTGCCATGTGTG gACAGACAAATCCCAACAGCGACGCCATCACAGCCACACTGGGACTGGTTATTCATGCCGCAG CTGATGGATTCGCTTTGGGTGCAGTGGTAGCCACGGGCCAGGTGACTGTGCAAGTCATTGTGTTTTTAGCTGTGATTCTACACAAG GCTCCTGCAGCTTTTGGTTTAGTTGCCTTTCTGATACATGCGGGACTGGAAAAGAAGTCCATCCAGGGACATTTGTTGGCCTTCTCAGCTGCAGCACCAATTGTTGCCATTGCGACATACTTCATACTGCACGCG ACTTGCTCGTCATCTCAAAACCAGCTCAGTGCAACGGGTGTCGGTATGCTTTTCTCGGGTGGGACCTTCCTCTTTGTGGCCACGGTGCACGTTCTTCCCGACATCATCAGCGGTAACAGTCACAGTCAGCCCAAGCAGCAGAGCCACTTAGGCCTTAAGGAGAGCGTCACTCTTGTTCTCGGCGTTGGCCTTCCTGTGTTGCTGGCTGTGGGGCTTCACGATGACTGA